A portion of the Pseudorasbora parva isolate DD20220531a chromosome 1, ASM2467924v1, whole genome shotgun sequence genome contains these proteins:
- the LOC137087267 gene encoding interleukin-8-like, whose translation MKFTVGAFLFLACMTMLSTTEVFAARLKALHLRCQCIRTYSGMPINPKIIQKIQTIPAGAHCKNTQIIATLKQGQTCLNPDDEWVKKIIEGSFKSENL comes from the exons ATGAAGTTCACCGTAGGAGCTTTCCTTTTTCTGGCCTGCATGACAATGCTGTCCACAACAGAAG TCTTCGCTGCTAGACTGAAGGCTCTACACCTTCGCTGCCAATGTATTCGAACATATTCAGGAATGCCAATTAACCCCAAAATAATACAGAAAATCCAGACGATTCCTGCTGGAGCACACTGCAAAAACACACAGATCAT TGCCACTCTGAAACAAGGACAGACCTGCCTCAACCCCGACGATGAATGGGTGAAAAAGATCATTGAAGGATCATTCAAATCTGAAAACCTGTGA
- the cxcl19 gene encoding C-X-C motif chemokine 19: MNVFLMLTVIGASIALSGAVQPLGAGYNSRCMCLKLESRMIPPDSLRRVEILPRGPHCKTTEVIAGLSSGERICLNPKTPWVKRLILFIEKKERVAKRA; encoded by the exons ATGAACGTCTTCCTGATGTTAACCGTTATTGGAGCCAGCATCGCTCTGTCCGGTG CGGTGCAGCCTCTCGGCGCGGGATACAACAGCCGCTGCATGTGTCTGAAGCTGGAGTCCCGGATGATCCCACCGGACAGCCTGCGGCGTGTGGAGATCCTGCCCAGAGGCCCTCACTGCAAGACGACAGAGGTCAT TGCTGGTTTATCAAGTGGAGAACGGATCTGTCTGAACCCCAAGACCCCGTGGGTTAAAAGACTCATTCTCTTCATTGAGAAAAAAGAGCGAGTGGCCAAGAGAGCGTAG
- the trmt10b gene encoding tRNA methyltransferase 10 homolog B, translated as MDEAPRGSCCYADGASKLNDAPAVADLLEFLRIDVELESACADREETACSKNVTRKQRNWERRLEVKRCKRKEEKQRKKLNRQNKDVNELQLSKRVIKAITKEKLEEARAAGPRVCVDFSMTDRLSAKEISRLAGQIRRLYGANKKALQPFHIFLTEFREDSPLYMECVRMNDGFLNYLIDVTEESWFHLFPSEDVIYLTPDASEALEYVEEDKVYILGGLVDETIQKKISYTRAKELGVRMARLPIDEYMVKRPNPKNFHSKILAINQVFEILLTFRDTKDWTKALVAGIPPGKGYMLTSTASTDVTNPQEELKTLAVEFMSNKH; from the exons ATGGACGAAGCGCCACGCGGGAGTTGCTGTTACGCGGACGGGGCGTCGAAACTAAACGACGCGCCCGCGGTCGCAGATTTACTGGAGTTCCTGCGCATCGATGTGGAGCTCGAGTCCGCGTGTGCCGACAGAGAGGAAACCGCGTGCTCT AAGAATGTCACGCGCAAGCAGCGCAACTGGGAGAGGAGACTGGAGGTGAAAAGGTGCAAAAGAAAAGAGGAGAAGCAAAGAAAGAAGCTCAACAGACAAAATAAAG ATGTGAATGAGCTGCAGCTGAGTAAACGTGTCATTAAAGCGATAACCAAAGAGAAGCTGGAGGAGGCCAGAGCGGCAGGACCGCGTGTGTGTGTCGACTTCAGCATGACCGACCGCCTGTCAGCCAAA GAGATCAGTCGTCTTGCAGGTCAGATCAGACGCCTCTATGGAGCCAATAAGAAAGCCTTACAGCCATTCCACATCTTCCTGACCGAATTCAGAGAGGACAGTCCTCTGTACATGGAGTGTGTTCGGATGAATGACGGCTTCCTGAATTATTTG ATTGATGTGACGGAGGAGAGCTGGTTTCATCTCTTTCCCTCTGAAGATGTGATATATTTAACCCCAGACGCAAGTGAAG CTTTAGAATATGTGGAGGAAGATAAAGTTTATATCCTTGGGGGTTTAGTGGATGAAACCATACAAAAG AAAATAAGCTACACGAGGGCGAAAGAGCTCGGCGTTCGCATGGCACGTCTGCCTATCGACGAGTACATGGTGAAGAGACCGAACCCCAAAAACTTCCACTCCAAAATCTTAGCCATCAACCAAG TGTTTGAAATCCTACTGACATTTCGGGACACCAAAGATTGGACTAAAGCTCTCGTCGCTGGCATCCCTCCTGGAAAAGGTTACATGTTGACCTCGACAGCATCTACAGACGTGACAAACCCTCAGGAAGAGCTGAAGACACTCGCTGTAGAGTTTATGAGCAATAAACATTGA
- the cxcl8b.3 gene encoding interleukin-8b.3, with translation MKFTVGAFLFLACMTMLSTTEVFAAKLSALHLRCQCIRTYSGMPINSKIIQKIQTIPAGAHCKNTQIIATLKQGQTCLNPEDEWVKKIIEGSFKSKSQ, from the exons ATGAAGTTCACCGTAGGAGCTTTCCTTTTTCTGGCCTGCATGACAATGCTGTCCACAACAGAAG TCTTCGCTGCTAAACTGTCGGCTCTACACCTTCGCTGCCAATGTATTCGAACATATTCAGGAATGCCAATTAACTCCAAAATAATACAGAAAATCCAGACGATTCCTGCTGGAGCACACTGCAAAAACACACAGATCAT TGCCACTCTGAAACAAGGACAGACCTGCCTCAACCCCGAGGATGAATGGGTGAAAAAGATCATTGAAGGATCATTCAAATCTAAAAGCCAGTGA